Proteins encoded together in one Acipenser ruthenus chromosome 40, fAciRut3.2 maternal haplotype, whole genome shotgun sequence window:
- the LOC117397308 gene encoding sorting nexin-19-like isoform X3, with the protein MSQPGALRSSPWSLAELAGQKKLLGLGALLAWIVLFHLLVNVWLLCMFTSLLIVMGGWLGSQAVLDTSSVVHLERFIKLERCAPSPESESQLDEEIKSTVSKIIRDFVSSWYRTVSREPEFETEVQNAMQSMALELKMRARSVDRKALAQKSMVLFGCHLQSYMRVKEVIAELDKQPGGDDRYNQGSLWKLYSKVSSPHQALKSSAMEVNYARAIVDLLLHAFAPAPHLETRTGRYVVGELITCNVLLPLITKVSDPAWLNAMIVDVLTKSVIKVKPTPSPSPLPPPPPPPQEPQLEIPSSLPLKIYLETPTSEAPTPKSLDYSSCDLIDHAEACPQQEKDEEKSKQDIEVFTGGKIVTDYLRPDAFNPFYPCDDSDLESPMADFRKSLECLVLTEETLQSDRLRDCVTPTEFSSAPDLEEAVRSDHTSLEESIRLPVDQNLEVHVKNEADLSGAKEESPTSIAGLGNFLCEEPDRIPSRQPFFQGKEALASEHAGSSSPQELSLAVPMLTSSSSTGIVNLSTFSFEPLSSPDGPVIIQNLRITGTITAKEHRGTGSHPYTLYTVKYETAVDTENPGTLQPVAYHMVNRRYSEFLNLQTRMEEKTELRKLIKNVKGPKKIFPDLPFGNMDSDKVEARKGLLESFLKQLCAIPETANSEEMQEFLALNTDARIAFVKKPFIVSRIDKIVVNAIVDTLKTAFPRSEPQSPTEDIAENETGESKPVPDCKKNKSRLRFSSKITPVFNESELQPKVLYCFGEGSTVFDGLSLAGVADFIQEQERLLEMGTQVERDGKTHLSGGEDREPQQPEEQSRSAAAETELADVALNLLCLLMKDQWSWLCTENIQKTIRLLFGTLIESLPKPGWERTKKMDCQRM; encoded by the exons ATGTCGCAGCCAGGGGCCCTGCGCTCCAGTCCTTGGTCTCTGGCAGAGCTTGCTGGACAGAAGAAGCTGCTGGGTCTCGGGGCCTTGCTGGCTTGGATCGTCCTCTTCCACTTGCTGGTGAACGTGTGGTTGCTTTGCATGTTCACCAGTCTGCTGATTGTGATGGGAGGCTGGTTGGGATCCCAGGCAGTTTTGGACACCAGTAGTGTAGTCCATCTGGAGAGGTTTATCAAGCTGGAGAGATGCGCCCCTTCACCGGAATCTGAATCACAACTTGACGAAGAAATCAAGAGCACAGTCAGTAAGATTATCAGGGATTTTGTTTCTTCCTGGTACCGGACAGTGAGCAGGGAGCCCGAGTTTGAGACTGAAGTGCAGAATGCCATGCAGTCAATGGCATTAGAGCTGAAGATGAGAGCCAGGAGCGTGGACAGGAAAGCTCTAGCACAGAAGAGCATGGTTTTGTTCGGATGCCACTTGCAAAGCTACATGAGGGTGAAGGAGGTCATTGCTGAACTTGACAAGCAACCAGGGGGGGATGACCGTTACAACCAAGGAAGCCTTTGGAAGCTCTACTCTAAAGTTAGCAGTCCCCATCAAGCATTAAAAAGCTCAGCCATGGAGGTGAACTACGCAAGAGCAATTGTAGATCTGCTGTTGCATGCTTTTGCACCGGCCCCGCACTTGGAAACCAGAACAGGGAGGTATGTGGTTGGGGAGCTCATAACCTGTAATGTTCTGCTGCCGCTCATCACAAAGGTGTCAGATCCGGCTTGGCTCAATGCAATGATAGTGGATGTCTTAACAAAGTCAGTCATAAAAGTTAAGCCAACACCATCGCCATCTCCActtcctccaccaccaccacctccacagGAACCACAGCTAGAAATTCCGAGTTCCTTACCACTGAAGATCTATTTGGAAACACCGACAAGTGAAGCACCCACTCCTAAAAGCTTAGATTATTCCAGCTGTGATCTTATTGATCACGCAGAAGCTTGCCCTCAGCAGGAGAAAGACGAAGAGAAATCCAAACAAGACATTGAGGTTTTTACCGGTGGCAAGATTGTCACCGACTACTTGAGACCAGATGCTTTTAACCCTTTCTATCCTTGTGACGATTCTGACCTTGAATCCCCTATGGCAGATTTCAGGAAAAGCTTAGAGTGTTTGGTGCTTACAGAAGAAACTCTACAATCTGACAGACTTAGAGACTGTGTTACTCCTACGGAATTTAGCAGCGCCCCAGATCTTGAAGAAGCAGTGAGAAGTGACCACACAAGTTTGGAAGAGAGCATTCGGTTGCCAGTGGATCAGAACCTGGAAGTACATGTTAAAAACGAAGCCGATCTTTCAGGTGCAAAAGAAGAAAGTCCGACCAGCATCGCAGGTCTAGGGAACTTCCTTTGTGAAGAACCTGACCGGATTCCTTCAAGGCAGCCTTTCTTCCAAGGCAAGGAGGCTTTGGCCTCCGAACATGCCGGCAGTAGTAGTCCCCAGGAACTGTCCTTGGCAGTTCCCATGCTGACTTCCTCCTCCTCTACAGGAATAGTTAATCTTTCAACCTTCAGCTTTGAGCCGCTCAGCAGCCCGGATGGTCCCGTTATCATCCAGAACTTGCGCATTACTGGAACCATCACGGCCAAAGAGCACAGAGGCACCGGCTCCCATCCTTACACGTTGTACACTGTCAAG TATGAGACTGCAGTAGATACAGAGAATCCAGGCACCCTTCAGCCCGTGGCATACCACATGGTGAACCGTCGCTACAGCGAGTTTCTCAATCTGCAGACTAGGATGGAGGAGAAAACTGAACTGCGCAAGCTTATTAAAA ATGTAAAAGGACCAAAGAAGATTTTCCCAGACCTCCCTTTTGGTAATATGGACAGTGACAAAGTGGAGGCTAGAAAAGGCTTGTTGGAATCGTTTCTCAAG caaCTGTGTGCAATTCCTGAAACGGCAAATAGTGAGGAGATGCAGGAGTTTTTGGCTCTCAATACAGATGCAAGGATTGCTTTTGTAAAGAAGCCGTTTATTGTGTCTCGGATTGACAAG ATTGTGGTGAACGCTATAGTGGACACTCTGAAGACAGCCTTCCCCAGATCAGAGCCTCAGAGCCCCACAGAGGACATTGCAGAGAATGAAACAGGGGAGTCTAAACCCGTGCCAGACTGCAAGAAGAACAA ATCCAGGCTTAGATTCTCCAGTAAAATCACCCCCGTTTTCAATGAATCTGAATTACAGCCTAAAGTGCTGTACTGTTTTGGGGAGGGCAGTACT GTCTTTGATGGCCTTTCCCTGGCTGGAGTGGCGGATTTCATTCAGGAGCAGGAGCGGTTGCTGGAGATGGGAACACAAGTGGAGCGGGATGGAAAGACTCACTTGAGTGGCGGTGAAGACAGGGAACCACAGCAGCCTGAGGAGCAAAGCAGAAGTGCAG